The Candidatus Zixiibacteriota bacterium genome has a window encoding:
- the pilO gene encoding type 4a pilus biogenesis protein PilO: MDLKDSKTQKMMIGALALFIVVYFWYSRVYSHYNAEISIKNQEFETITTNLRNVEMKAKSLDALKLEYTDLLKRYEEIETLLPEVKQLPSMLVQLHTASSLTGTRIVKVLPRPVASAEFYNVASFEIEMTGTYHDFGSFIGYVANFPFIANISGMDIKAQKIVISKANTEESNQREVGRKQETMTATFVLSTYFVKEEERLAELSL, encoded by the coding sequence ATGGATTTGAAAGATTCAAAAACTCAAAAAATGATGATAGGCGCACTCGCCTTGTTTATAGTGGTCTACTTCTGGTACTCACGCGTCTATTCCCATTACAATGCGGAAATATCGATCAAGAACCAGGAGTTCGAAACCATCACGACCAATCTTCGCAATGTCGAAATGAAGGCTAAATCACTCGACGCCCTCAAGCTCGAGTATACCGACCTGCTCAAGCGTTACGAAGAAATTGAAACTCTTTTGCCCGAAGTCAAACAGCTTCCGTCGATGCTTGTTCAGCTCCATACGGCTTCATCGCTGACCGGCACGAGAATTGTCAAAGTCCTGCCGCGTCCGGTTGCCTCTGCCGAGTTTTATAATGTTGCTTCGTTTGAAATCGAAATGACCGGTACATACCATGATTTCGGATCCTTCATTGGCTATGTCGCCAATTTTCCTTTTATAGCCAACATATCCGGCATGGATATCAAAGCCCAGAAGATTGTTATCTCGAAGGCCAATACAGAAGAGAGTAACCAGCGGGAAGTTGGCCGAAAACAGGAGACGATGACTGCGACATTTGTGCTTTCCACATACTTTGTTAAAGAAGAAGAGCGGCTCGCCGAGCTGAGCCTGTAG
- the pilM gene encoding type IV pilus assembly protein PilM: MLFSRKNKSIAGLDIGASSIKLVKLDHTKGGYSISAIGIRELPPEAIVADEIRDREAVIFNIQSLIDQTDPSIKDVVVSVSGHSVITDKFTIDKKTGPEAEQAILFETEQRAPFDVDDVTLDYHVIRTDDDINKMDVLLVAARKEYLKMYLELIEDCGLRPVIVDDDAFAILNAYEGNYDIDPARLTALVNIGHDVTNITYIANGLFTSTRDVSAGTREIFNAVQREFRLNPELTAKALKGEMTETIDQDMFKATIISATDELVSGIELAFSYFKSQNKVDAIDWIVLSGGGALLPYMPEYLQSKLNIPLELANPLRNVDYDPELFQYLQPEKIAPLLAVSVGLAMRKVR, from the coding sequence ATGTTGTTTTCGCGCAAGAACAAAAGTATCGCTGGTCTCGACATCGGGGCCAGTTCAATCAAGTTAGTCAAGCTCGACCACACCAAGGGCGGCTATTCGATCTCTGCAATTGGCATACGAGAACTTCCTCCAGAAGCGATTGTCGCCGACGAAATCAGAGACCGCGAAGCCGTCATTTTCAACATCCAGTCGCTCATTGACCAAACTGATCCGAGTATTAAGGATGTTGTCGTCTCAGTATCAGGACACAGCGTCATCACTGACAAATTCACCATTGACAAGAAGACCGGCCCCGAAGCCGAGCAGGCCATTCTCTTTGAAACCGAACAGCGGGCTCCGTTTGATGTCGATGATGTGACCCTCGATTACCATGTGATTCGCACCGACGATGACATCAACAAGATGGACGTCCTGCTCGTCGCCGCCCGAAAAGAATACCTTAAGATGTATCTGGAGCTTATCGAAGACTGCGGCCTTCGTCCCGTTATTGTTGATGACGATGCCTTTGCTATTTTGAACGCCTACGAAGGAAATTATGATATCGATCCCGCCCGCTTAACCGCGCTTGTCAATATTGGGCACGATGTCACGAATATCACATACATAGCAAACGGCTTGTTTACCTCAACCCGCGATGTCTCAGCCGGAACAAGAGAAATTTTCAATGCCGTTCAACGTGAATTCCGTCTCAATCCCGAATTGACTGCAAAGGCGCTGAAAGGTGAAATGACGGAGACCATTGACCAGGACATGTTCAAGGCCACCATAATTTCAGCAACCGATGAACTTGTCTCGGGCATTGAGCTGGCCTTTTCCTATTTCAAATCGCAGAACAAAGTCGACGCAATAGATTGGATTGTCCTCTCCGGCGGAGGAGCGTTGCTGCCCTATATGCCCGAGTACCTCCAGTCAAAACTAAATATACCTCTTGAACTGGCCAATCCGCTCAGAAATGTCGATTACGATCCGGAGCTGTTCCAATATCTTCAACCGGAAAAAATTGCGCCATTGCTGGCTGTGTCGGTAGGGCTGGCTATGCGGAAGGTAAGGTAA
- a CDS encoding AMIN domain-containing protein translates to MKKLFSILCLLMLVALDNANASRVTSVELSYLNGATVAKIGIDGPIRFTHQTEVAKDGKSDRVIVDILAATHELGQKEFVNLPVTPVTSIRTSQYSASPEQVVRIVFDLNKASLYKVDSDSKSISVMFTDNTVQPFPVWSSQSSITPILPDVKPSPATIAKSAVVDPIPPVSLSARAAHQNKAMTSDRLSSLGVVATTPPNPKLPTTPPSVTQNPNPTPKVTPPVTALRDSPEMLDMKPIAENPAKVTKPATTPNVITPLSPAPANTPANTTATVTPKITPLPVPVATEKPLGQTPADKPTTVLVKNPSPLVPAKPSSQTPMVTENKPSVTTKPPVVVSAKPVDNEPLATPVSGTAMPSIPIPYPGATKTSVVAQTASTPNKPATTIPKPTALNDKTVNAPIVTKNDPLPIPVQKKEVSPTPSPIPNGASSPVVFAPKPINMPVTTVATSLKSEPKPSPATVPSGTPITGVPPVTGTPIKSKSEVIELKPTVVSPQPSVHGPSLPMNTIPEMAHDANKSGLPINKPVGITKTDTEITPSASTPSAKPKVMKADTTLEDDSWSHELAVSPAEAFNDKDEDALTSKPLTSRFRRDATSNKLKGTMIAEFPQRLVIKYHQAGNRDPFATLINDNQTYNSPMEQRIPNVEGLKLVGVIESPSRETNRALFEDKDGYSYILKSGDKVRNGYVLRVESDQVFFQVFEYGWSRTLALKIDEF, encoded by the coding sequence ATGAAGAAATTGTTTTCGATCCTCTGCCTGCTCATGCTTGTTGCGCTCGATAATGCCAATGCCTCGCGAGTGACCAGCGTCGAGTTGAGCTACCTAAACGGCGCCACCGTCGCAAAGATCGGCATCGATGGCCCTATCCGGTTTACCCATCAGACGGAAGTTGCCAAAGACGGCAAATCCGACCGCGTGATTGTTGATATTTTGGCGGCTACGCACGAGCTGGGGCAAAAAGAATTTGTCAATTTGCCTGTCACACCAGTGACCTCGATTCGGACAAGCCAGTATTCGGCTTCGCCTGAACAGGTAGTCCGAATTGTATTTGATCTGAATAAGGCTTCTTTATATAAAGTAGATTCAGACAGCAAATCTATCAGCGTGATGTTCACAGACAACACTGTTCAGCCCTTTCCTGTCTGGAGCAGCCAATCCTCTATTACGCCGATTCTTCCAGACGTCAAGCCGAGTCCGGCGACGATCGCAAAGTCCGCCGTGGTGGATCCCATTCCGCCAGTAAGCCTGTCGGCGAGGGCCGCGCATCAAAATAAGGCGATGACCAGCGACCGTCTGTCATCGCTGGGCGTTGTTGCTACAACCCCGCCTAATCCAAAGCTTCCGACTACCCCGCCATCGGTTACCCAAAATCCGAATCCGACACCAAAAGTAACGCCGCCTGTTACGGCTTTGAGAGACTCACCAGAAATGCTTGATATGAAGCCGATCGCAGAAAACCCGGCGAAAGTAACAAAGCCAGCCACCACCCCGAATGTAATTACGCCGCTGTCACCAGCTCCCGCGAACACGCCAGCGAATACGACAGCAACGGTCACACCAAAGATAACTCCTTTGCCAGTTCCGGTAGCAACGGAAAAACCGTTGGGCCAAACACCGGCAGATAAACCGACCACGGTACTTGTGAAGAATCCCTCTCCTTTGGTCCCGGCAAAGCCATCATCGCAAACGCCCATGGTTACTGAGAACAAACCGTCTGTAACAACCAAGCCGCCGGTAGTTGTCTCTGCAAAGCCGGTTGATAATGAGCCGCTTGCGACTCCGGTCTCTGGAACTGCGATGCCCAGCATACCGATACCATATCCCGGCGCGACCAAGACGTCTGTGGTAGCGCAAACGGCATCTACTCCAAATAAACCAGCGACAACAATTCCGAAGCCCACGGCTCTAAATGATAAAACGGTCAATGCACCAATCGTAACGAAAAACGATCCGCTACCGATACCGGTTCAGAAGAAAGAAGTTTCGCCAACACCGTCTCCAATACCTAATGGCGCCTCATCACCAGTCGTTTTTGCGCCGAAGCCTATAAACATGCCGGTCACAACGGTTGCCACCTCACTAAAGAGTGAACCGAAGCCGTCACCTGCGACTGTCCCTTCAGGAACCCCTATTACAGGTGTTCCGCCGGTGACAGGAACACCTATCAAGTCCAAATCCGAAGTGATCGAGCTAAAGCCGACTGTAGTATCGCCTCAGCCTTCCGTGCATGGCCCCTCTCTTCCTATGAATACGATTCCAGAGATGGCTCACGACGCCAACAAATCTGGGCTTCCTATAAATAAGCCTGTCGGTATCACAAAAACCGACACCGAAATCACACCATCGGCATCGACTCCGTCTGCCAAGCCAAAAGTCATGAAAGCTGATACAACCTTGGAAGATGATTCATGGTCACATGAACTCGCGGTAAGTCCTGCGGAAGCATTTAATGACAAAGACGAAGATGCCTTGACAAGCAAGCCGCTTACATCACGTTTTCGCCGCGACGCGACCTCCAACAAACTCAAGGGAACAATGATTGCTGAATTCCCGCAACGATTGGTAATAAAGTACCACCAGGCAGGGAATCGTGATCCATTCGCTACCCTGATTAATGACAACCAGACGTATAACAGCCCGATGGAACAGCGCATTCCCAACGTCGAAGGACTCAAGCTGGTGGGTGTAATTGAGTCGCCATCGCGTGAGACAAATAGGGCCTTGTTCGAAGATAAAGACGGCTACAGCTATATTCTGAAAAGCGGCGACAAAGTCCGCAATGGATATGTCCTGAGAGTTGAAAGCGATCAGGTTTTCTTCCAGGTCTTTGAATATGGCTGGAGCAGAACGCTCGCTCTGAAAATAGACGAATTTTAA
- a CDS encoding PilN domain-containing protein: MIEINLLPKDYLKGSGAFSFGKTGIYVTAGAIGLIAVLAGLTFFQIHKLAELADNMERANQRAAMLQRDIQLVDGLSDVKVKITQRMNAVEELDRHRTAWVRILENIASNMPEFVWLASFKEDDDSKPAEKTSKNKNPAPTEEQTPAPVQASVPAGPKVMQIQVEGYAFTLNSLAAFMIKMMRSDYFENVELVSSQENKFDENEKAYQFVVSCNLHYLSDEDLRKQLSQAEVSETAKTDTTSQKSLN; the protein is encoded by the coding sequence ATGATAGAAATTAATTTACTTCCCAAAGACTACCTTAAAGGATCCGGCGCATTTTCGTTCGGCAAGACCGGTATCTATGTCACTGCGGGAGCAATCGGACTTATCGCGGTACTCGCCGGGCTGACTTTCTTCCAGATCCACAAACTTGCGGAACTCGCAGACAACATGGAGCGGGCGAATCAGCGCGCAGCCATGCTTCAGAGAGACATTCAGCTTGTCGATGGCCTGAGCGATGTGAAAGTGAAAATTACCCAGCGAATGAATGCAGTCGAAGAGCTCGATCGCCACCGAACTGCCTGGGTTCGAATTCTGGAGAATATTGCCAGCAATATGCCGGAATTCGTCTGGCTGGCATCGTTTAAAGAAGATGATGATTCAAAACCGGCCGAGAAAACATCCAAGAATAAGAATCCAGCTCCAACTGAAGAACAGACCCCGGCCCCTGTCCAGGCATCCGTGCCTGCGGGTCCAAAGGTGATGCAGATTCAAGTTGAAGGCTACGCCTTTACATTGAATTCACTCGCCGCCTTCATGATCAAGATGATGCGCTCTGATTATTTTGAGAATGTGGAACTCGTCTCAAGTCAGGAAAATAAGTTCGATGAAAATGAAAAGGCATACCAGTTTGTCGTAAGCTGCAACCTTCACTATCTCTCGGATGAAGACCTTAGAAAACAATTATCGCAGGCTGAAGTGTCAGAAACAGCCAAGACGGACACGACCAGCCAAAAGAGTCTAAACTAG